The DNA sequence TATTCCAGTTGCTTACCTCATTTCTTAGGCTTGGATGAAACTTTATAAACCATATTTCTGTTTGTCAGTATATTATAACTCCTGAACGATAAGGCCGAGATGACTTGACATTCAGTGCAGTAACCGCATGGATCAGAAGCTACAGGTGTTTTATCTCTGCTGGTGATGTAACTGATGGCATCGCAGCAGAGACTTTGTTGCTATACCACTTTGGTCCTGACTGGAAGACCACCCCCAACACCTAATGGATGGATTGGgattaatgttttgttttttcaagcaTTTATGATCCTTAAAGGATTAACATGAGGTTTCTTAATGTGGTAGAAGCAGCTAAATATGTGTAAAGTAATTCCAGTCCTGTCAACTCTATGAATCCTAGATTAACACCAATTAGCCaccaaactaaaacaaactgaGCTCCCTGGAAAACTAGAGGTGCAGATCTGCAGGTGCTGCTGTGGATTTTCATTATCTTTGCACTTGTGTGAGTGCACTTGATTATGCATCAGAACCACCGAAACAATGTAATCTGAAATCTAGTTTCATAGGAATCGTTAGTATTCTTTTAGTTGTTGACCCATGTATGGGTCCACTTTATAAAAGTAATGTgaaatataaatgtgtgtgcatgtgtctgcGTGTTTGTGTTTGTACCGCCTGCATCAGTCTATAGTTATGTTAGGAAAATATTCCCGACAAAGCAAGCCAAGGTACTAAAGAGACTCAAATAGCCTTggacacatacagtacacacattTACATGTACTGGTGATCAAAAACACACACCGCTATGAgtccatttaaaataaaaacaataataataataataataataataataataataataataataataataatgatgatgatctaGCCCTGTGACTTTAGTTTTAAACTAATTTTACCCAGACCTTTTGTGGAGGGGAGACGCTGATCTCACCTTGTGTGAGTCAACTCTGCAGCCAGCAGGAACTCTTTGTTCTAAATCCACAACACACTCTCCTGTCTGTCACTTCTAATGCTCGTCCCAGAATCCTCGCTGTGATAATACCGCATCAATCAGGCGCCCACCCACAGCTGAGGAGAGCTGTCACACTGTCGCTGCTTCCGTGATTGGTTTCCCGCTCTTTGTCCTCTGTTTTTCAGATTTCCAATTATTgcttccctccttttttttgtttgtgctcATTTCAGCGCATTTGTTTTTAGTCTCTCACTCGTTCCTTTTCTTGTTTTGCAGAGCTGCCGCGTCGGGAGAGTGTGGTGGAGAAGCAGGTGAAGGAAGCCCGCACTAAATGCCGCTCTATCGCATCCTTGCTGACTGATGCTCCCAACCCCAACTCGAAAGGGGTTCTTATGTTCAAGAAACGCCGGCAGAGAGCCAAGAAGTATACTCTGACGTGCTTTGGGAAAGCAGAGGGAGACAGAGGAGCGGAGACAGAAGGAGAGACGGAGGAAGAGGGAGGAAGTTCTATCCTAAGTGGCTCAGAGGTTGATGAAGAGGGATTCTCGTCATCGTTTGACGAGACGTGGGATTCAGGTTATCTTGACCTGCTGGACAAAAGAAGCTCCGCCTGCCCGTCGACCACACCGACGACTCCAACCACACCAACAGCCAATCACGGCGCAGAACTAGACATCTCAACTTATCAATCTCCCCAACGCATGACTTTTGACAGTCAAAACCTGGAACTGCAAGACTCGATCAATCACGACTCAAGCCTGGAGAGCAACATCACCAAGCAGCTAGTCAGCAACCGCCCTGCACACATGTCTCCTCCAGCGTTGGCTCTGAACAATGGGGGGTCGGTGGCTGTCAGCCGGGCCAGTGTCGTTCTGACTCCGCTCTCTCAGCCATCCCTTCGAAGTCAAAATGGGCACAACGGCGACCCCAGTTCTAGACCTAACCCTGACTTTAATGCGAGCCCGAATGCAGACTTGCACAGCAGCGCCGGTTTCGGTCCTAATCCCAGTGTCCTGAACCGAACTGCACGCCCCTTCACCCCTGGCTCAAGCGCCTCTCGTGCATCTGTGACCTCCGTGATGTTTCGCCCTCCCCAGCCCAAACCTACAGGcataaccatggcaaccaagcCTGTGGCAGCAGTATCcatggtgaatatcctgccgaCTCAACATCCACCGGGGCAAGATGCGAGGAGAGCGGTGTCTAGCACCTCTCTTTATATCCCCCCAAGAAATAACAGCAGTAACACCCCCTCCTCAGTTAACTCCCCCCCTTCAGCTCtctcccctccctcctccctgtcttCTATATCTCTCTCTCATCCTCCCGTTGCCAAACCACAACATTTCTCTCCTATGCCCACAGTGTCTGTTACTCCCCCAACCCCCCTTTCACCATCTGCACCTAAAGGTTCTCCTATGTGTCCCCCAAGTGCTCAGACCTTCtcccctccagctcctccaccaTACCTCTCTCCTCCTGCTCCAACCTACCCACCCCCCTCCACCGTCAATTCAGCTGCACAAATCTCCTCACCAAGACCTCCTCCTGATTTGACTCAGGTCTCCttccccgctcctcctcctacAAAACCACTCCCACCTCCACCTGCTCACCCTTACGTCAACACGGCAGCTGTAGGGACTCCTGAAATGACCCCCCTGGCTCCCGCCAGTCACTCAATGGCGACACGAGAGCAACGGATCTCCGTCCCAGCCGCTCGCACCGGCATCCTGAAAGATGCCCGTAATCGTAGCAGCAAAAAACCAATGTTCAGTGCACTCAAGAGCAAAGATGTTAACCCAAACCCTGACTTGCTGTCGATGGTCCAGAACATGGACGACCGTTTTGTAAGAGCCCCGGGTAATGAACCTGGAGCTGCCCCCAGTGGGGAGGCGGGGCATGAATCAGGGCCCGAAGAGGACTGGCTGAGGCTGGGGGCCGAGGCCTGTAACTTCTTGCAGGCTCAACGGGGGCCCAAGCCCCCACTCGTGGCTCCCAAACCACAAGCCCCTCAGGTGCCACAGCTTGCGGGAAAGGGGGGTCAGCTGTTTGCCCGCCGACAGAACAGGATGGATCGGTACGTCGTGGAGCGAAGTCCCTCTGTCACTGCGGCACCTTACTCTCCTGCAGATACAAGGGAGCCCTCACCCACACCTTCCCTCCCTGCGGCCTGGAAATACTCTTCCAGCATCCGAGCCCCGCCCCCAATTAACTACAACCCCCTCCTGTCTCCTTCTTGCCCCCTTAAGGCCCAGAAGAAACCCGAGGTGACAAAGTCTGGGACTGCTGGATCCAAAGGGCGAAAAGCAGGCATGAAGGCTGTGGACATCATGAGCCACCAGCCGTACCAGCTCAACTCCTCCCTGTTCAGCTACGGGGGCGGGGTTCCCCAGGAGACCTTCAGCCCCCAGCAGAGAGGAGTCGCAGGGGCTCCTCAGAAGACGGCCCGTGTCTATGAGGTGAAGCGCTTTTCCACACCCCCTCCGATGGCCACGGGACCCTCCCTCAAGGTTATCGCGCCTCGATCGGCGACGACGCTCGGAGAGCCAATGACACGCTCCGATGTCTCGTTTGCTCCGCCTACTCCCGATGCCACGCCCTACCAGCTCTACCAGCCACCGCCTCAGCCGTACCAGCCTCAGTGGGCCTCCTCCTCCCTGTGTTCCCCACCTCCTCCCGCTCCCACTGCTCCGCTCCCCCAGCTCCCCACCTTCTCCTCCGCTCCAGCTCCAAGCCCACTGCAGATTCCCACTTTTACTCATCCACAGTCCTCACTCACTTCCCAGGCCAACAGGCAGTTCAAGAGCGCGCCGGACCTGAGTCCTCTGAGCCCCGCTGCTGCCCCCCAGCAAGCACCTCCCGGCTCTCTACCCAACAGAGTCCCCAGGCCCAGGTTCAGCACGTCCACCCTGGGCCTCCAGCCTTGTGTGTGGCGTCCCGGGTCCACGATGCACTGAGCAGATCCAGATCCTCGTCCGGATCGACCGGGCTCCGCAGCAACATGCAGCAGCATTTTGCTTCAGACTTACCCATCTGTTCTTAGCTTTTGAATATTATTCCAGGCTTCAGCAAGCGGCTTTATTTGGACACACGTTTTATCAGAACGTCTGCTTGGATCGATCTGACATGCAGCCAAGTTTAATTTCTTAAGTCAGTATATTCAGTCATCCCGACACACTTGGCTGAACGGTAATTGAAGGGAACCTTGTGCTCGAAGATGGAAAATTCAGTGTGGAAACCCGAGACATGGTTTAGAAATTGAAACCACgtgcagagagaaaaaaaaacgggaAGAGTTTCTTGGGAAAACTAATAAAGTTTTGTAAATATTGTCCAGAATGGTGAAGTTTCAACATAAAAAGGGGAACAGAGGATGTGTTATGACAAGACTGCTGTGAGAGAGGTGTTGCAGAGAATGGGGAAAGACAAACAAGAAGATGAAATGAAGAAACACCGTAGAAATATCTCTGAAGTGACAAAAAAAGTGTAGACATGATCAGTTGCTtcacactgtaaaaaaaaaaaactggttgCTTTCTGACAATATCTTGTTTTGTTAGCAGTATTATTGTGTCACAGATATAAGGATTTGAAGATTGATGAGTGTGTTTTCTTTCGTAGGGTAATCCTTTAACGGTAGATTTGATTCCTCTTCTGTTGatataaaaacaagaaatgtaTAATCTGTCTGTTTAGCTCTGATTCTTTTCCAAAGAGACATGCAGCTGAATAAAAATAGACATGACTCACATCAGCTGTCACTCTGTTTCTCCCTGTGTCACCACGTCACCCCTCACTCCCACTTCAGGTTACTGTCTCCCAGCCCTCCGGTTTATTatttacagtggggcaaaaaagtatttagtccgacaccagttgtgcaagttctcccacttaaaaagataagagaggtctgtaattttcatcacaggtatatctcaactatgagagacagaatgaataaaaaaatccagaaaatcattgtgtgatttttaaagaatgcatttgcaaattatagtggaaaataagtatttggccaataacaaaagttcatctcaatactttgttatatacccatTGTTGGCAATggcagaggtcaaacgttttctggAAGTCTTTACAAGGTTTTCcccactgttgctggtattttggtccgttcctccgtgcagatctcctctagagcagtgatgttttggggctgtcgctgggaaacacggactttcaactccctccaaagattttctatggggttgagatctggagactggctaggccactccaggaccttgaagtgtttcttacgaagccactccttcgttgcctgggcgatgtgtttggatcattgtcctgctgaaagacccagccacatttcatcttcaatgccctgctgatggaaggaggttttcactctaaATCTCACCATActtggccccattcattctgtccctacacggatcagtcgtcctggtccctttgcagaaaaccatccccaaagcatgatgtttccacccccgtgcTCCACAGTAGGTacggtgttctttggatgcaactcagctttctttctcctccaaacatgacaaattgtgtttctaccaaaaagttctattttggtttcatctgaccatataacattctcccaatcctcttctgcatcatccaaatgctctctagcaaacttcagacgggcctggacatgtactggctgaAGCAGGGAgacacgtctggcactgcaggatctgagtccctggtggcgtagtgtgttactaggggtgtaacgatacactaatctcacgatacggtacgatacacgatattgaggtcacgataacgatacgatacgatacgatacgatattttagcagtattttttttaacaaccttgcatgaggaacatatcactagaaaaaaaatggtcttttatttgaaagacacaaaatacaaaacaatgctgtgcatttgccctattgttacagtttgtaattctttataactgtttaagttttaaggagaaagccaggccaaccattttccacaaactgaactaaaattaaatgtcagcattatgcatcttcagtttcatacaagtacaaatatttagccacaaactgaatagtttctctcatgtatgatttgacttttttcttttccagaaatttaacaactaaaattaaataaataaataaaagtgaataaatacatacaattttacatcataaaacagattgattcatgctcaccttcaagtgtaagaggagatttatttttgttaagaaggttattttggtaattcagggttcattattttataaatatattctttatattctgatgtaaatcagggactataattaaactagtcagtttatctgtagtgcttagtctgttttagattgggcggagtgatacgccacagtacggcactaggtgctgtgttgacgttctaaaatcctacactgttgagcggacattaacatACACTGGAACtaagcagaagttgtccccgtgtttatcctactcacgacccgaaaaaggtttaatttaataaggtaaggcttaactctacaccagacttaaaagttcagagctcaaacccccccaagagtcccgtgatcgggaccgcaaaacggtactagtttcttctgagcggagtcagattttggtccgcgggtcgaggcgcggtcgcggtcggatgcgcgttactagtcaacacaatatattaatattaataacccaataatatcgcaatacagtttgtcacctccacgacacgtatcgtgatggttcctttgttactttggtcccagctctctgcaggtcattcactaggtccccgtgtggttctgggatctttactcaccgttcttgtgatcatttttaccccacggggtgagatcttggtgcaaccccagatggagggagattatcagtgtatgtcttccattttctaataattgctcccacagttgatttcttcacactaAGCTGTTACCTAtagcagattcagtcttcccagcctggtgcaggtctacaattctgTTTCTcatgtcctttgacagctctttggtcttggccagagtggagtttggagtgtgactgtttgaggttgtggacaggtgtcttttgtactgataaccagttaaaacaggtgtcttttatactgataaccagttaaaacaggtgccattaatacaggtaacgagtggaggacagaggagcttcttaaagaagaagtttaagttacaggtct is a window from the Cololabis saira isolate AMF1-May2022 chromosome 19, fColSai1.1, whole genome shotgun sequence genome containing:
- the LOC133418771 gene encoding synaptopodin 2-like protein — its product is MVAEEIVVSLSGGAPWGFRLQGGAEQQKPLQVAKVRRRSKACRAGLKEHDELVAIGDQKCAELSHAQAMSLIDTESASLDLRVKRAPPGYHSSFYTSRSASPRSSARVLAAPVASLLSPTEGPRGVTSPPDSEAYYGETDSDADIQSQTHQRRQRRTPPHARSPARYDNQEEETSEMSGYESAADAGVTVQGQWDGPSLPGVPRRELVYLPPQTEWTTPTHTPHTLTPHTLTPTLDQGMVDGEGEGDSGFQETGGSTAPACAPLVSPERAKEALRLSSRSQLVPMVGPQLGPVSDELSTTYMDKARQAKLPRRESVVEKQVKEARTKCRSIASLLTDAPNPNSKGVLMFKKRRQRAKKYTLTCFGKAEGDRGAETEGETEEEGGSSILSGSEVDEEGFSSSFDETWDSGYLDLLDKRSSACPSTTPTTPTTPTANHGAELDISTYQSPQRMTFDSQNLELQDSINHDSSLESNITKQLVSNRPAHMSPPALALNNGGSVAVSRASVVLTPLSQPSLRSQNGHNGDPSSRPNPDFNASPNADLHSSAGFGPNPSVLNRTARPFTPGSSASRASVTSVMFRPPQPKPTGITMATKPVAAVSMVNILPTQHPPGQDARRAVSSTSLYIPPRNNSSNTPSSVNSPPSALSPPSSLSSISLSHPPVAKPQHFSPMPTVSVTPPTPLSPSAPKGSPMCPPSAQTFSPPAPPPYLSPPAPTYPPPSTVNSAAQISSPRPPPDLTQVSFPAPPPTKPLPPPPAHPYVNTAAVGTPEMTPLAPASHSMATREQRISVPAARTGILKDARNRSSKKPMFSALKSKDVNPNPDLLSMVQNMDDRFVRAPGNEPGAAPSGEAGHESGPEEDWLRLGAEACNFLQAQRGPKPPLVAPKPQAPQVPQLAGKGGQLFARRQNRMDRYVVERSPSVTAAPYSPADTREPSPTPSLPAAWKYSSSIRAPPPINYNPLLSPSCPLKAQKKPEVTKSGTAGSKGRKAGMKAVDIMSHQPYQLNSSLFSYGGGVPQETFSPQQRGVAGAPQKTARVYEVKRFSTPPPMATGPSLKVIAPRSATTLGEPMTRSDVSFAPPTPDATPYQLYQPPPQPYQPQWASSSLCSPPPPAPTAPLPQLPTFSSAPAPSPLQIPTFTHPQSSLTSQANRQFKSAPDLSPLSPAAAPQQAPPGSLPNRVPRPRFSTSTLGLQPCVWRPGSTMH